The genomic interval CGCTCGATGGCATTGGTCGTCCGGATCGCCTTTCTGAACTCCGGGTCGTCAAACTGAAAACAGGTGAGCAGATCTTCAAGATCGTCCCTCAAGCACTTGACAGCCTTCGGATACTTCTCGATCCATGATTTGGTCCAACGCGCTGCAGCACGCTGCGCCTCACGCAGGTTCTTCGCGCTGTAGATCTTCTGCAAGCCTCTCTTGACGGCCTTCTGTTTTTTCTTCGGCACCTTGTCGAGGATGTTGCGCATCTTGTGCGCCCAGCACCGCTGCAGGGGGATGTGAGGGAAGACCTCGGGGAGAATGGAGATCAGGCCCTCGCCGCCGTCCGCGCAGATGACCTCAGGTGCGGCAAGTCCCCGGTTGGTGAGGTCGGTGAGAAAGCGATTCCATGCGGCTCCGCTCTCAGCTTTCGCAAGATAAAAGTCAATGACCTCCTTTTTGCCGTCAGGGCGGATGCCTAACGCCACGAGGACCGGACGCGTAAGGGTGCCTGCTCCGGTCTTTCTCTTGATGATGATCCCGTCCAGGATAAGGGCCCGGAACTTGCCCGTGATACGCCGGAGATGAAAGGCCCGGACTGCACCGTCAAGGGTCGTCGCCACCCTGCTCACGGTCTGAGGACTCACCTTTTCCCCGAGGAGCGAAAGAAGGGAAACGCCGACCTTCCGGGTGGAAAGGCCCAGAAGGAAGCAGGCGAGGATGAGATGGTCGATCTCCCGGACCCGCCGTGCATAGGCGGCTATGATGCCCCGGGGGCTGAAGTGGCGGGTCCTGGGGATAGCAAGGATAACGTTCCCGAGCTCGGTGAGCACGTGGCGCACGTAGCTCCCGTTCTTCCTGTCCGGGATCCCTTTCTGGTAGGCCCAGGAAAGATGGCCGGCCACCTGCCGGTCCATCTGCTGCTTCAGTACCGTGGCGATCGTGTTCCGCGCTGCATCCCGGTACTCACCCGTCCACTCTTCCTGAGATGCAAGATTCATTTCCTTGACCACCTGCAACGCCTCTGGTAGATTCTTGATAACAATCTGTCGTTCCACGGGGTACCTCCTCCTTATTAAAGAATTTGGTCGTTCTTTCTAAGGAAGGTACCCTTTCTTCTTCTCTGACACAAGATATGATACGCTAGCGTAGACCCGGAGTCCTTGACCGGAGCGGCTCAATGGGGTTATAATAATGGCTTAGTGCCCGGCGGGAGGTTAGTACATGCCTATTTACGAGTATGAATGCAGCAAATGTGGGAAACAATTTGAGATCTTTCAGAAAATTACCGATGAACCCATCACAAAATGCAAGTTCTGCGAAGGGCGGGTCCACCGGCTCATCTCGCAATGTTCGTTTCAGTTGAAGGGGACCGGCTGGTACGTGACTGATTACAAGCACGGCGGTGGAACTTCTGCCGGAAACGGCAGCAAGGGCGGCGCCACTAAGGAAGAAAAGACAGAGGCAAAGACAGATTCTTCAAAAAGTGACACATCGAAATCAGAGACACCAAAGCCCGAGACATCCAAATCTGAAAAATCGGCTGAGAAATCCGGAGGTGCGGCTTGAAACCAGGTGATAAGGTGAAGTTCACCTTCGCAGGCAAGGAAATGGAAGGTGTAGTTCAGAAGCTCTTCACGAAATCAGTTTACCTCAAAGCAGACTTCCCAAAAGACAAAGAGAAGATCGTCAAAAGAAAAATCAAAGATATCAAGGAATAATCGGCGTCTGCTGCAAGCTGCGATTTGACCCGGCGGAACCTGCGGGGCCATTTCGCAATTACTTTCTATATCAATTCTGCT from Syntrophorhabdales bacterium carries:
- a CDS encoding IS256 family transposase, yielding MERQIVIKNLPEALQVVKEMNLASQEEWTGEYRDAARNTIATVLKQQMDRQVAGHLSWAYQKGIPDRKNGSYVRHVLTELGNVILAIPRTRHFSPRGIIAAYARRVREIDHLILACFLLGLSTRKVGVSLLSLLGEKVSPQTVSRVATTLDGAVRAFHLRRITGKFRALILDGIIIKRKTGAGTLTRPVLVALGIRPDGKKEVIDFYLAKAESGAAWNRFLTDLTNRGLAAPEVICADGGEGLISILPEVFPHIPLQRCWAHKMRNILDKVPKKKQKAVKRGLQKIYSAKNLREAQRAAARWTKSWIEKYPKAVKCLRDDLEDLLTCFQFDDPEFRKAIRTTNAIERRFREVRRRTRPMGVFSNRTSVERILYAVLMYENINQGVYPVFVLTQNT
- a CDS encoding FmdB family zinc ribbon protein encodes the protein MPIYEYECSKCGKQFEIFQKITDEPITKCKFCEGRVHRLISQCSFQLKGTGWYVTDYKHGGGTSAGNGSKGGATKEEKTEAKTDSSKSDTSKSETPKPETSKSEKSAEKSGGAA